The following proteins are co-located in the Streptomyces sp. NBC_01198 genome:
- a CDS encoding NHL domain-containing protein yields the protein MGVTTTATQMIDVSSLDAGGKSYTLTGAIGGYTTQTDYATVTAAFEDADGGTLGSAVIGPVNAAQRGNVTSLVPEAAVGTVPAGTARILVTVASTGVSAGYGIDGRADDLNLTIAASGTGQRYSAPCPAADQVSPALNANLIENPGAEDYAAATALGAPAGDDQTVADCWTSASPLSAPDSTQESRPSTYPGVTGGRVFYGGTNPGTVQVAGVVTTGSQLIDVSSLNADGQPFKLTGEVGGYAAQGDYAQVVATFEDDKGAGLGSAGIGPATAAQRGSASELLPDGTYGVIPAGTRKVLVTIITAAVSSGADSDGTADNLNLTIGRQAAGQSYTAPCPAADQVTPALNANLIENPGAEDYTAATALGAPLGDDQTVADCWTSASPLNPPDGTQESRPSTYPGVTGSRDFYGGTNPSTVSIPGITTTGTQSIDVGSLATGGQPFLLSGDLGGYATQGDYATVTAAFQDAKGATLGSAVIGPVTAGQRNNVSSLVHQAWHGTVPAGTGRIVVKIATVGVSSGANSDGAADNVSLTIGSSAAPAGPILQTMPYASVGDDTGTHVDPGSGAVVPNVTPGSLYRPAGLSVGGGAVYVSNTGDNVVAELRNGGTSILAGSLEGSGEKGDHGKADEATMYQPAGTAADAGGDLFIADSGDNAVREVTQNGVIERFAGTGTAGHGLSLIARSVQLDGPAAVAVDAAKDVYIADTRNNRVIEVSPRKLVIAVIGTGSAGYAGDGKAASHARLNQPTGLALDARGNLYIADSANNVIRRVDARTGVITTVAGNYAAGIASDGLGAFAGDGGPATSARLNDPQGVAVDGAGDLFVADTVNNAIRRITPAGTITTVVNSSAAPGGESSGAAPAASKLNTPYAVAVDPSTNFLYLADTHNNAVAQVLGVARSGAAAGPVAPSTS from the coding sequence GTGGGCGTCACCACCACCGCCACCCAGATGATCGACGTCAGCTCGCTGGACGCGGGCGGCAAGTCGTACACGCTGACCGGCGCGATCGGCGGCTACACCACCCAGACCGACTACGCGACGGTCACCGCCGCTTTCGAGGACGCCGACGGCGGCACCCTCGGCTCCGCGGTGATCGGCCCGGTCAACGCCGCCCAGCGCGGCAACGTCACCAGCCTCGTCCCCGAGGCCGCGGTCGGCACGGTCCCGGCGGGCACCGCGCGGATCCTCGTCACCGTCGCGTCGACCGGCGTCAGCGCCGGCTACGGCATCGACGGCCGCGCCGACGACCTGAACCTGACGATCGCCGCGAGCGGAACGGGCCAGCGCTACAGCGCGCCCTGCCCGGCCGCCGACCAGGTCAGCCCGGCGCTGAACGCCAACCTGATCGAGAACCCCGGCGCCGAGGACTACGCCGCGGCCACCGCGCTCGGCGCCCCGGCGGGCGACGACCAGACCGTCGCCGACTGCTGGACCAGCGCCTCCCCGCTGAGCGCGCCGGACAGCACCCAGGAGTCGCGGCCGTCGACCTACCCCGGCGTGACCGGCGGCCGGGTCTTCTACGGCGGCACCAACCCCGGCACCGTCCAGGTCGCGGGCGTGGTCACCACGGGTTCCCAGCTCATCGACGTCAGCTCGCTGAACGCCGACGGCCAGCCGTTCAAGCTGACCGGTGAGGTGGGCGGCTACGCGGCACAGGGCGACTACGCCCAGGTCGTCGCCACCTTCGAGGACGACAAGGGCGCGGGCCTCGGCTCCGCGGGCATCGGCCCGGCCACCGCCGCCCAGCGCGGCAGCGCCTCCGAGCTGCTTCCTGACGGTACGTACGGGGTGATCCCGGCCGGCACCAGGAAGGTCCTCGTCACGATCATCACGGCGGCCGTCAGCAGCGGCGCCGACAGCGACGGCACCGCCGACAACCTGAACCTGACCATCGGCCGGCAGGCCGCCGGCCAGTCCTACACCGCGCCCTGCCCGGCCGCCGACCAGGTCACCCCGGCGCTGAACGCCAACCTGATCGAGAACCCCGGCGCCGAGGACTACACCGCGGCCACCGCGCTCGGCGCCCCACTGGGCGACGACCAGACCGTCGCCGACTGCTGGACCAGCGCCTCCCCGCTCAACCCGCCGGACGGCACCCAGGAGTCGCGGCCGTCGACCTACCCCGGCGTGACCGGCAGCCGGGACTTCTACGGCGGCACCAACCCCAGCACCGTCTCGATCCCGGGCATCACCACCACCGGCACCCAGTCGATCGACGTCGGCTCGCTGGCCACCGGCGGCCAGCCGTTCCTGCTCTCCGGTGACCTCGGCGGCTACGCGACCCAGGGCGACTACGCGACGGTCACCGCCGCGTTCCAGGACGCCAAGGGCGCCACCCTCGGCTCCGCCGTCATCGGCCCGGTCACCGCGGGCCAGCGCAACAACGTCTCAAGCCTGGTCCACCAGGCCTGGCACGGCACGGTCCCGGCCGGCACCGGCAGGATCGTCGTCAAGATCGCCACGGTCGGCGTCAGCAGCGGCGCGAACAGCGACGGCGCGGCGGACAACGTCAGCCTGACGATCGGATCCAGCGCGGCACCGGCCGGCCCGATCCTGCAGACGATGCCCTACGCGTCGGTGGGCGACGACACGGGCACCCACGTGGACCCGGGCTCCGGCGCCGTCGTCCCCAACGTCACCCCCGGCTCGCTCTACCGCCCGGCCGGCCTCTCGGTCGGCGGCGGCGCGGTCTACGTGTCGAACACCGGCGACAACGTGGTCGCCGAGCTGCGGAACGGCGGCACCTCGATCCTGGCCGGGTCGCTGGAGGGCTCCGGCGAGAAGGGCGACCACGGCAAGGCCGACGAGGCGACGATGTACCAGCCCGCCGGCACCGCGGCGGACGCCGGCGGCGACCTGTTCATCGCGGACAGCGGCGACAACGCCGTCCGCGAGGTCACCCAGAACGGCGTGATCGAGCGGTTCGCCGGAACGGGCACCGCGGGGCACGGGCTGTCCCTGATCGCCCGGTCCGTCCAGCTGGACGGCCCCGCGGCGGTGGCGGTCGACGCGGCCAAGGACGTCTACATCGCCGACACCCGCAACAACCGGGTGATCGAGGTGTCCCCGCGGAAGCTGGTCATCGCCGTGATCGGCACCGGCAGCGCGGGTTACGCCGGGGACGGCAAGGCGGCCTCGCACGCGCGGCTGAACCAGCCGACCGGGCTGGCGCTGGACGCCAGGGGCAACCTCTACATCGCCGACTCGGCCAACAACGTGATCCGCCGGGTCGACGCCAGGACCGGGGTCATCACCACGGTGGCCGGCAACTACGCCGCGGGCATTGCGTCCGACGGCCTCGGCGCCTTCGCCGGCGACGGCGGCCCGGCGACCTCGGCGCGGCTCAACGACCCGCAGGGGGTGGCCGTGGACGGCGCCGGCGACCTCTTCGTCGCCGACACCGTGAACAACGCGATCCGCCGGATCACCCCGGCCGGG